The window TTTACGGTGAAGGACAAAGTGAAGTACTGGCCCGGAGGAGTATGGGGCAATCCCCGAAAGGCATCCGCTGAGAAGGGGGAAAAGGCGGTAAAAATTATTGTTGACAGGATACTCGACATTCTCTCGGAAATTGAAAGGCTGAAATAGGGGTTCAGTTCTCCGGTTTCGTTTGGTGCTTTTGCCATCAGCTTGATTTCCGATTATCCCTTCCTTTATGCTTCCTGATACATGCGAAAAGAATTCGTGGATTTTCTTATTATCGGGAGCGGTGTCGCAGGCCTGAGGGCTGCAATAGAGCTTGCTCCCTGCGGCAGTGTGCTTGTGGTGACAAAAGACCGGCCTGCAGAAAGCACCACTGAATACGCACAGGGGGGGATAGCCGTTGCCCTGAGCGATGAGGATGAGGTCGGTATCCATTACGAGGACACGCTAAGGGCGGGTGACGGCCTCTGCAGGGAAGATGCAGTGAAAATCCTGGTCGGAGAAGGGCCGGAGAGGATACTCGAACTCATCTCCTGGGGCGCGGAGTTTGATAAAGAGGGGATGAAGCTGGATTTTACCCTCGAGGCGGCGCATTCACGGAAACGGATACTTCATGCGCACGGGGATGCTACGGGGAAAGAGCTTGAGAGAGTTCTCCTCAATAAGGTACGGACGCTGCCATCGGTCAGAAAATATCCGTTTGCTTTCACGGAAGACCTTATTGTTGAAGAAGGCGTGTGCCTCGGAGCGTATGTCCTCTCGGGCAAGGAGAGAATAGCGCTACGTGCAGGGACTACTGTCCTGGCGACCGGAGGCGCGGGGCAGGTATTTTCACGAACGACAAACCCCGCGGTAGCGACTGGCGACGGTATGGCGATCGCTTTCCGGGCTGGCGCAGTGCTTGAAGACATGGAATTTGTCCAGTTCCATCCCACCGCTCTTTTTGCTCCTTCAGCCCCGCAGTTTCTGTTAAGCGAAGCCATGAGGGGAGAGGGGGCTATCCTGCGGAATGTGCACAAGAAGACCTTCATGAAGGAGTACCATCATGATGCGGAGCTTGCTCCAAGGGACGTGGTAACGAGGGCAATCCTTTCACAGATGATACGAACGAAAAGCAGCAATGTATATCTGGATATGACTCATCTGGACGGGGGCTTTGTCAAAAACAGATTCCCGAGGATATATGCGACCTGCCTGCAGTATGATCTGGACATTACCAGGGAACTTATTCCGGTATCCCCTGCTGCGCATTATTTTATGGGCGGGGTCAGGACAGATACCTGGGGAGCAGCAAGCCTGCGGGGCCTGTATGCTGCAGGAGAGGTCACATGTACAGGAGTGCATGGCGCAAACAGGCTTGCATCAAACAGTCTCCTCGAAGGGCTTGTCTTCGGCGCGCGGGCAGGAAAGGCAGCGGCTGATTACGGATCAGGGAGCAGCCGCAGTGCGCTGAAGCTGCCAAAAGGCATCAGGGAAAAATCCGGAATATCCCAGAAGCCGGGCCGGAGAACCGTGAACAGCAATATGGAAGAAATACGACATTCGCTGAGAAAACTGATGTGGGAAAGGGTAGGGATAATACGATGTGCTGAATCGCTCGGTGAGGCGAAAAAAAAGCTTGAAGAATGGGAGTTCCTGCTGGAAAGCACGTTCATTACGAGGCGTGAACTCGAACTCAGGAACATGTATGAAGTCTCCAGGCTGATTACAGACGCAGCATTGTTGCGGAAAGCAAGCGTCGGTGCCCATTACCGCTCGGATTATCCGAAGAAGGGCAAAAACTGGCAGAAGCATATCGCCATAACAAAAGACCGCAGGGCGGTTTGATGAAGCATTCATGAAATACCCGAATCCAGCGATACGCATAGTCGTTGCGAGTGTAGCGAAGCAATCTCGTCGTATCATCTGAGATTGCCGCGTCCCGAATGCTTTCGGGACGCGCAAAGACCTGTTTCCCAAACGTTTGAGGTATTTAACACTGGATCTGGAAATAGATAACTGCAGGAAAAAGGGGCAGGATTTGCCTGCCCTCCCCAATCAGACGTCGTCTCGGCTAGTTTTGACTATTGATTGCTGAGTCGACGAGGCGTTGATCTTCAATAGGAATCTCACAACCGCGGTAAATGATGCAGTGTGCCGCATCATGTTCAGTAAGGTTGAGTTCATCGATAAGCTCTTCCGTCTCTTCTATCGTCACTTTTTTCACCTTCTTTCAATTGGTTATCAACGACCTTGTATATAGGATATCAGAGGTGCCGAGTGAAAAAAATCGCAGAATTGCCTAATTTCAGATAGGTGTAATTACCTATAAATGATGAGGTACTACTACGGAGAGGAAACGGGAACAACGGCAGGGCGTTTGCCGGCTAGATATACCCCTTCTGAATTGCATACTTGATGAGTTCGGCAATGTTTTTCAGATTCAGTTTGTCCATAATATTTGCCCTGTGATGTTCAACTGTCCGTATGCTGATATTCAGGAGGGAAGCTACCTCCTTGTTTGACTTTCCTTCGGCTACAAGCTTCAGAATTTCCCGCTCACGTGTGGTCAGCGGTTCAGCCTCAAATGCCGGCTCATGCTCGCCCCGATGGATTCTTGCCCAGTCTTCCGTCAGATACTCCGAGAGTTTTGGCGATACATAGATTTTTCCTTGCTGCACTTTCTCAATAGCCAGGAAAAGTTCCCTGTCCGCATCTTCCTTCAGAAGATATCCGTGTGCTCCCGATGAAATCGCCTGGTGAAGATATTCCATATCTCTGTGCATGGTCAGAACCAGTATTTTGGCATTCGGTTGGACAGTCTTGATTTCCCTGATTGCCTCAATCCCACGGATATTCGGCATTGAAATGTCAAGCATGATCATATCAGGCGTTATTCTGTTCAGTATTTTCAGGAGTTCCAGCCCGTCGGCGACCTCTCCCACCACTTTCAGCCTGTGCGCCTCTGCGAGTATTCTCTTCAGCCCCTCACGAAAGAGGGCATGGTCATCCGCGATCAGAATCTTATATGAGTGCATTATGATTTCTTCTTTTTGACGGGTATCCGGAATTGAATTCTGGTCCCCTTGTTCTTTTCACTGCTGAGATTGAAAACTCCGCCGAGCATCTGCACGCGCTCTGCCATCGATGCCAGTCCCAGCCCTCTCTCGATAGTGATCTTCGTCAATGCCTGCTTTACATCAAACCCTTTCCCGTCATCCTCTATGGAGAAGGAAATATATTTGTTGTGCCTGAGAATTTGTATTGAAACGTTGCCGGACTTTGCATGTTCACTGATGTTGGTAAGGGCTTCCTGCATGATCCTGTATATGTTGATGTGAGAATCGTGGGGGAAAAAGTGATCGATATTCGTGATAGTGGAGGAAATGTGAATATCCCTGTGGCTTGATTTCAGGTTATTTATCAGCCACCTGATGGCTGCTGTGAGCCCAAGATCGTCGA is drawn from Nitrospirota bacterium and contains these coding sequences:
- a CDS encoding response regulator transcription factor, translating into MHSYKILIADDHALFREGLKRILAEAHRLKVVGEVADGLELLKILNRITPDMIMLDISMPNIRGIEAIREIKTVQPNAKILVLTMHRDMEYLHQAISSGAHGYLLKEDADRELFLAIEKVQQGKIYVSPKLSEYLTEDWARIHRGEHEPAFEAEPLTTREREILKLVAEGKSNKEVASLLNISIRTVEHHRANIMDKLNLKNIAELIKYAIQKGYI
- a CDS encoding sensor histidine kinase, encoding MTTNSRDSRHTKKTLDSAEKQLRYLSSQIIAAQEIERKRISRELHDELGQALSLIKFKLRFIRNNLLENQAEIKHECEETLEFIDQVIENVRRLSRDLSPTILDDLGLTAAIRWLINNLKSSHRDIHISSTITNIDHFFPHDSHINIYRIMQEALTNISEHAKSGNVSIQILRHNKYISFSIEDDGKGFDVKQALTKITIERGLGLASMAERVQMLGGVFNLSSEKNKGTRIQFRIPVKKKKS
- the nadB gene encoding L-aspartate oxidase, yielding MDFLIIGSGVAGLRAAIELAPCGSVLVVTKDRPAESTTEYAQGGIAVALSDEDEVGIHYEDTLRAGDGLCREDAVKILVGEGPERILELISWGAEFDKEGMKLDFTLEAAHSRKRILHAHGDATGKELERVLLNKVRTLPSVRKYPFAFTEDLIVEEGVCLGAYVLSGKERIALRAGTTVLATGGAGQVFSRTTNPAVATGDGMAIAFRAGAVLEDMEFVQFHPTALFAPSAPQFLLSEAMRGEGAILRNVHKKTFMKEYHHDAELAPRDVVTRAILSQMIRTKSSNVYLDMTHLDGGFVKNRFPRIYATCLQYDLDITRELIPVSPAAHYFMGGVRTDTWGAASLRGLYAAGEVTCTGVHGANRLASNSLLEGLVFGARAGKAAADYGSGSSRSALKLPKGIREKSGISQKPGRRTVNSNMEEIRHSLRKLMWERVGIIRCAESLGEAKKKLEEWEFLLESTFITRRELELRNMYEVSRLITDAALLRKASVGAHYRSDYPKKGKNWQKHIAITKDRRAV